The nucleotide sequence GTCGGCGCGGGTCTCGTGGGTGCGGGCCTCGCGTTCGCGCTGCCAGCGGCGCTCTTCGCGAGCGGCCTCTTCGGCCATGCGCCGGATCTCCCGCCGTCCGGAGAGGATCTGGGTCAGGATCACCCCGGCGAGGCCGAGCAGGGCGACGACGATCGGAATCCACACCGGCACTTGGGAACCCACGTGCGCACCCTACCCAGGATGTGGGAGTGGCAGCGGTCACCGGGCAACCGTCCGCATGCTGGAGCCATGGCTTCTCCGCTCGACAACCCGACCTGGGCGTCGCTGACCGGTCCGCACGCCCGCTTCGCGGAACGGCGGGGGCGCGTCCTGCGCTATCCGGAGGACGTCGCGCCGTTCCTGGCCCTGCCCGGCGACCCGGGCGAGCAGGATTGGCGGGACGTCGCCGAGCTGGCCGGGCCGGGAGCGACCGTCGTGCTCGCCGCGACCTTCGAGCGGCCGCCGTCCGGCTGGGCGGTGCTCGAGGAGATCCCCGGCGTGCAGCTGGTCGACGAGGGCGTCGCGGCCGCGCCCGAGCCGGAAGCCGTGCGGCTCGGCCCCGCGGACGTGCCGGAGATGCTGGACCTCGTCGAGCGGACGCGGCCGGGGCCGTTCCGGAAGCGGACCGTCGAGCTCGGCACCTACCTCGGCATCCGGCGCGGCGGCGCGCTCGTCGCGATGGCCGGCGAGCGGCTGCACCCGCCGGGCTACACGGAGATCAGCGCGGTCTGCACGGACCCGGCCTACCGTGGCCAAGGATTCGGGACGCGGCTGGTGCTCGCGGTGGCCGCGGGCATCCGCGAGCGCGGCGAGATCCCGATGATGCACGCGGCCGCGGCGAACACCTCGGCGATCCGCCTCTACCGATCCCTGGGATTCGCGCTGCGGCAGCGGCCGGACTTCGTGGTGGTGCGCGTGCCCCTCGCGGTCGCGGTCTAGGCACGGTCGACGA is from Amycolatopsis mediterranei and encodes:
- a CDS encoding GNAT family N-acetyltransferase, with product MASPLDNPTWASLTGPHARFAERRGRVLRYPEDVAPFLALPGDPGEQDWRDVAELAGPGATVVLAATFERPPSGWAVLEEIPGVQLVDEGVAAAPEPEAVRLGPADVPEMLDLVERTRPGPFRKRTVELGTYLGIRRGGALVAMAGERLHPPGYTEISAVCTDPAYRGQGFGTRLVLAVAAGIRERGEIPMMHAAAANTSAIRLYRSLGFALRQRPDFVVVRVPLAVAV